The proteins below are encoded in one region of Juglans microcarpa x Juglans regia isolate MS1-56 chromosome 4D, Jm3101_v1.0, whole genome shotgun sequence:
- the LOC121260850 gene encoding thioredoxin F-type, chloroplastic-like, with the protein MALNLSLSSPPIRYHQPLTYSAKHPIALLCSSSTSFSTCSKSSLKKSRSYLSTVVRSSLETVGPTVKVGQVTEVDKDTFWPLVKAAGDKTVVLDMYTQWCGPCKVMAPKFQELSEKYLDVVFLKLDCNSDNKPLAKELGIRVVPTFKILKESKVVKEVTGAKFDDLVLAIDTIRSS; encoded by the exons ATGGCTCTCAACCTTTCTCTATCCAGTCCTCCCATTCGCTACCATCAACCTCTCACATACTCCGCGAAGCACCCGATCGCGCTTCTCTGCTCCTCatccacctccttctccacttGCTCGAAGAGCAGCTTGAAGAAGAGCAGGAGTTACCTTAGTACAGTGGTAAGATCCAGTCTAGAAACGGTTGGACCCACGGTTAAAGTGGGCCAGGTGACTGAGGTCGACAAGGACACCTTCTGGCCCCTCGTCAAGGCCGCCGGCGACAAGACCGTCGTCCTCGACATGTACACTCAATG GTGTGGTCCATGCAAGGTGATGGCTCCAAAGTTCCAAGAACTGTCTGAGAAGTATCTTGATGTTGTCTTTCTAAAGCTTGACTGCAACTCAGACAATAAG CCATTGGCAAAGGAGCTCGGGATAAGAGTTGTTCCGACTTTCAAGATTCTGAAGGAGAGCAAGGTTGTAAAAGAAGTCACAGGGGCCAAATTTGATGATCTAGTCCTTGCAATTGATACTATTAGATCCAGCTAG